Below is a window of Deinococcus sonorensis KR-87 DNA.
CCGAAATGGTGGTGGTGGATGGTGTGGATGTGTGGGGTCAAGGCAGGGTCCTCCGCAGGCTCACTTCTTCACCGACAGCCGCTCGTAGACGATGTTGTGGATCGGGTCTTCCAGTTCCGGCAGGCCGCCCACCAGCCGGTCCGAGCGCATCATGTAGCGCACCTCGTGGAACACCGGCACCCACAGCGCCTGCTTGTTCAGCGCCGAGAAGATGCTGGCGTACTCCTTGAGGCGGGCGGCCTGCTGGCCCGGCTTCACCATCTGGTCGGCCTTCTCAGCGCGGGCGTCCAGCGCCTTGTTGCAGTAGAAGGGCCAGTTCCAGCCGCCCGTCACCGCGCTGCGGCAGCTCAGGATCGGCCAGTAGAAGTCGCTGGGGTCCGGGTAGTCCTGGGTCCAGGCCATCCCGCCGGACCACACCAGCGGGGCGATGTTGGGGGTGCCGGCGGCCTCCACCACCGTGCTCTGCGCCTGGCTCTTGATGCTGGCCCGGATGCCCACTGCCGCGAGGTCCTGCTGCAGGCTCTGGGCGATGCGCGGGTTCGGGTCGGTGGAGTTGGTGTAGAGGGTGGTCTCGAAGCCGTTCGGGAAGCCAGCGGCCTTCAGCAGCGCCTTGGCCCCGGCCGGGTCGTACTTGTAGCCGGTCTCGGCCGGGTCGTAACCGGGCATCAGCGGCGGCAGGTAGGTTTTGGCCTCCACCCCGCGCCCGTTGATGATCCGGATCACCTTGGTCTTGTTGATGGCCATGTTGATCGCCTGCCGCACCCGCACGTCCTTCAGGGGCCCCACGCCGCTGTTGAGCGACAGGTAACTGGTGTTGACGTTGGTGCGCTGCAGCACGTTGGCTTTGTACCGGGGGTCGTGGACCACCTGCAGGAACTGCGCCGGCGGAATCCCGT
It encodes the following:
- a CDS encoding ABC transporter substrate-binding protein — translated: MKRIPMLTAALTLLLGSALAAPARGGSMVVSYKDDVTTLDPAIGYDWQNWPLEKMVFDGLLDYQVGTTKLEPRLATSMPKVSADGRTYTFTLRPGIKFQNGRELVASDVVYTLTRVLDPKTKSPGQGFYVGISGAQAFIDGKAKTVSGLKAPNKSTFSVTLDAPNAAFLNVMAMNFAFIVPKEEVAKAGADFGHKPVGTGPFRLTSWPSGQQLVFERNPGYFYQNLPYLDRVTVKVGLDPSVAFLSLTRGEVDLLGDGIPPAQFLQVVHDPRYKANVLQRTNVNTSYLSLNSGVGPLKDVRVRQAINMAINKTKVIRIINGRGVEAKTYLPPLMPGYDPAETGYKYDPAGAKALLKAAGFPNGFETTLYTNSTDPNPRIAQSLQQDLAAVGIRASIKSQAQSTVVEAAGTPNIAPLVWSGGMAWTQDYPDPSDFYWPILSCRSAVTGGWNWPFYCNKALDARAEKADQMVKPGQQAARLKEYASIFSALNKQALWVPVFHEVRYMMRSDRLVGGLPELEDPIHNIVYERLSVKK